In Acidaminococcus timonensis, one DNA window encodes the following:
- the dprA gene encoding DNA-processing protein DprA translates to MEEIYCAALADLLGHGAARWVPRFHEAFGSYQGAYEASRAELTARGLLVPALERSWGGRRWKNLPERVYDYTQTHTVQLLTRQSAGYPGLLQQLSLPPAILYVKGRLPDSEQGLAIVGSRKATDYGLGTAASFGRAAALAGIPVFSGGAYGIDGAAHRAVVEAGGITVAVLGGGLEKLYPSRHLRLFDRICEKGALVTEFAPWEPPLAPQFLQRNRIIVGLSKGVLVVEAGERSGALNTAHIALDENRELFAVPGPITAATSQGTNGLLKQGARLADTPDEVLAFLQDREEGLPKRDRPRQLDLFPELKPEEKPRARELIAWLQKQPGQTLDSLADAFPWPLDQLSMLLMELELAGHIQRTSRNRYIAV, encoded by the coding sequence ATGGAAGAAATCTATTGTGCCGCATTGGCTGATCTTCTGGGACATGGAGCGGCCCGATGGGTGCCCCGGTTCCATGAGGCCTTCGGCTCCTACCAGGGGGCGTATGAGGCATCCCGGGCGGAACTGACGGCCCGGGGTCTCCTGGTGCCGGCTCTGGAACGATCCTGGGGCGGCCGGCGCTGGAAAAATCTGCCGGAACGGGTGTATGATTATACCCAGACCCATACGGTACAGCTCCTTACCCGCCAGAGCGCCGGTTACCCCGGGCTGCTGCAGCAGCTGTCCCTGCCGCCGGCCATTCTGTACGTAAAGGGACGCCTGCCTGACAGCGAACAGGGCCTGGCCATTGTGGGCAGCCGCAAGGCCACGGATTACGGCCTGGGGACGGCGGCTTCCTTTGGACGGGCGGCTGCCCTGGCAGGCATCCCTGTGTTCAGCGGCGGGGCCTACGGCATCGACGGAGCTGCCCACAGGGCGGTGGTGGAGGCCGGAGGCATCACTGTGGCCGTGCTGGGCGGCGGACTGGAAAAGCTGTACCCCAGCCGCCATCTGCGCCTGTTCGACCGGATCTGCGAGAAAGGGGCCCTGGTCACCGAGTTCGCTCCCTGGGAGCCGCCCCTGGCGCCCCAGTTCCTGCAGCGGAACCGGATCATCGTGGGCCTTTCCAAAGGGGTGCTGGTGGTGGAGGCGGGAGAGCGCAGCGGGGCCCTGAACACGGCCCATATCGCCCTGGACGAGAACCGGGAATTGTTTGCCGTCCCCGGACCCATCACCGCTGCCACCAGCCAGGGCACCAACGGGCTCCTGAAACAGGGGGCCCGCCTGGCGGACACCCCCGATGAGGTCCTTGCCTTCCTGCAGGACAGGGAGGAGGGCCTGCCCAAAAGGGACCGACCCCGGCAGCTGGACCTGTTCCCGGAACTGAAACCGGAAGAGAAACCCCGGGCCCGGGAGCTGATCGCCTGGCTGCAGAAACAGCCGGGCCAGACCCTGGATTCCCTGGCGGACGCCTTCCCCTGGCCCCTGGACCAGCTGAGCATGCTCCTGATGGAACTGGAGCTTGCCGGCCACATCCAGCGCACCAGCCGGAACCGTTATATAGCCGTTTAA
- the hydF gene encoding [FeFe] hydrogenase H-cluster maturation GTPase HydF, protein MPASLNSTPSSERVHIGLFGCRNAGKSSLINAITGQDLAIVSDYKGTTTDPVSKAMEILPLGPVLLTDTPGMDDDSDLGQSRIEKARLVLRSTDIALLVVDARVGLSPFDEKLLAEIRSRKIPYLVVFNKGDLVPGFLPPKEVEDHAMVVSATENTHIWELKERLSKALGKEIQKPILNDLLQPGDLVVLVVPCDESAPKGRLILPQQQVIRELLDFHHKAIVVQPQELPSIIDLLGTKISLVVTDSQAFHTVNQMVPPEIRLTSFSILFARYKGQLESYLEGAAQLKKLKDGDRVLISEGCTHHRQCNDIGTVKLPNWIRKFSGAQPAFSTSSGKGFPDDLTPFKLVVHCGACMLNAQEVAYRQQSARSQHVPMTNYGIAIACMNGILPRVLAPFPGMLEKLK, encoded by the coding sequence ATGCCTGCTTCTTTGAACTCCACCCCTTCCAGCGAACGGGTCCACATCGGCCTGTTTGGCTGCCGCAATGCCGGCAAATCGTCCCTGATCAACGCCATCACCGGCCAGGATCTGGCCATTGTCTCCGACTACAAAGGCACCACAACCGACCCGGTGTCCAAAGCCATGGAAATCCTGCCCCTGGGCCCCGTCCTGCTCACCGACACCCCGGGGATGGACGATGACAGCGACCTGGGCCAGAGCCGCATCGAAAAAGCCCGTCTGGTCCTGCGCAGCACGGATATCGCCCTGCTGGTAGTGGACGCCCGGGTGGGCCTTTCCCCCTTCGACGAAAAACTCCTGGCCGAGATCCGCAGCCGGAAGATCCCCTATCTGGTGGTATTCAACAAAGGGGATCTGGTCCCCGGCTTTCTGCCCCCCAAAGAGGTGGAAGACCATGCCATGGTGGTCAGTGCCACGGAGAACACCCATATCTGGGAACTGAAAGAACGGCTCAGCAAAGCCCTGGGCAAGGAAATCCAGAAGCCCATCCTGAACGACCTGCTGCAGCCCGGCGACCTGGTGGTGCTGGTGGTGCCCTGCGACGAAAGCGCCCCCAAAGGGCGACTGATCCTGCCCCAGCAGCAGGTGATCCGGGAACTGCTGGACTTCCACCACAAGGCTATTGTGGTCCAGCCCCAGGAACTGCCCTCCATCATCGACCTGCTGGGCACGAAGATCAGCCTGGTGGTCACCGACAGCCAGGCGTTCCACACGGTGAACCAGATGGTGCCGCCTGAAATCCGGCTGACCAGTTTCTCCATCCTGTTCGCCCGGTACAAGGGCCAGCTGGAGTCCTACCTGGAAGGGGCCGCCCAGCTGAAGAAGCTGAAGGATGGGGACAGGGTGCTGATTTCCGAGGGCTGTACCCATCACCGGCAGTGCAACGACATCGGCACGGTGAAGCTGCCCAACTGGATCCGGAAGTTCTCCGGGGCCCAGCCTGCGTTCAGCACCAGCAGCGGCAAGGGATTCCCCGATGACCTGACGCCCTTCAAACTGGTGGTCCACTGCGGGGCCTGCATGCTGAACGCCCAGGAAGTGGCCTACCGCCAGCAGTCCGCCCGCAGCCAGCACGTACCCATGACCAACTATGGCATCGCCATCGCCTGCATGAACGGTATCCTCCCCAGGGTCCTGGCCCCCTTCCCGGGGATGCTGGAAAAACTGAAATAA
- a CDS encoding HD domain-containing protein, whose product MMETLDQLALLMIEYDKGDARRIHHFLKVHAFARLIGVAEGLSGRELFNLEAAAYLHDIGIHKGEALNHGTCTGKMQEELGPEEAKPLLDQLGITGADQDRILWLIAHHHTYASIDGLDAQILAEADMLVNPYEHGDSRESNQHLYEMLYKTKTGKQLFEELYFEDYKGTR is encoded by the coding sequence ATGATGGAAACCTTAGACCAGTTGGCCTTGCTGATGATCGAATATGACAAGGGGGATGCAAGACGCATCCATCATTTCTTGAAGGTCCATGCCTTTGCCCGGCTCATCGGGGTGGCAGAGGGCCTTTCCGGCCGGGAGCTGTTCAACCTGGAGGCAGCCGCCTATCTCCATGATATCGGCATCCACAAAGGGGAAGCGCTGAACCATGGGACCTGCACCGGCAAGATGCAGGAGGAACTGGGGCCGGAGGAAGCCAAACCCCTGCTGGATCAGCTGGGGATCACCGGGGCTGACCAGGACCGGATCCTGTGGCTCATTGCCCATCACCATACCTATGCCAGCATCGACGGGCTGGATGCCCAGATCCTGGCAGAGGCGGACATGCTGGTGAACCCCTACGAACACGGGGACAGCCGGGAGAGCAACCAGCATCTGTACGAGATGCTGTACAAGACAAAGACAGGAAAGCAACTGTTTGAGGAGCTGTATTTCGAGGACTACAAGGGGACCCGCTGA
- the mgtA gene encoding magnesium-translocating P-type ATPase: MKKENKVLKLQSASQETQNFLKQVAGLEKSELLRKLGSTERGLTPDQIEKNRDAYGANKVTREKKKTLPQRLAEAFINPFTVILFVLAGVSTVTDIILPWRAGDWANFNPVTVCIILTLLLISGCLRFIQEARSGDAAEKLLELITTTCTVIREGKRREVPLEDVVVGDLVFLSTGDMVPADLRILEARDLFVSQSSLTGESAPQEKVPAAVQNSESKAVTELDNLAFMGTNVISGSATGVVLRTGDRTLFGSLASSMAQEAPETNFTKGVNSVSWVLIRFMMAMVPIVFVVNGMTKGDWVSAFLFAISVAVGLTPEMLPMIVTTCLAKGAVSMSEKKTVVKNLNSIQSFGAMDVLCTDKTGTLTQDKVVLEYHLDAQGQSSQRVLRYAYLNSYFQTGYKNFMDRAIIKKTEEEENADPRLVDLSENYKKVDEIPFDFARRRLSVVVTDPRGRTQMITKGAVEEMLQVCSHVEENHEPLPLTDALRKKICSVADHLNEEGMRVIALARKINPSPVGAFGVKDENGMVLLGYLAFLDPPKDSAAEAIAALKDHGVTTKVLTGDNEKTTRCICRQVGLPVEHILLGSDLDNMDEKTLEGEVERTTVFAKLSPDQKARVVEALQAKGHTVGFMGDGINDAPALKNADIGISVDSAVDIAKESADIILLEKSLMVLEQGIVEGRKTYANMIKYIKMTASSNFGNMFSVLAASALLPFLPMSSLQLIILNLLYEISCIAIPWDNVDEEYLKVPRNWDAGSIGSFMLWLGPTSSVFDWITYLVLYFVICPQFISGGLTFNHIPAGTKIAAGAFAGMDMRQAYTALFQAGWFVESMWTQTLVIHMIRTPKIPFIQSHASATLTMLTTSGIALCTLLPFTGSLGRDLGFLPLPGVYFGFLALVVLAYMLLATSIKKAYIRHYGSLL, from the coding sequence ATGAAAAAAGAAAATAAGGTACTGAAACTCCAGTCGGCTTCCCAGGAAACCCAGAACTTCCTGAAACAGGTGGCCGGCCTGGAAAAGAGCGAACTGCTCCGGAAACTGGGCTCCACGGAAAGGGGCCTGACGCCGGATCAGATCGAAAAGAACCGGGATGCCTACGGTGCCAACAAGGTGACCCGGGAAAAGAAAAAGACCCTGCCCCAGCGTCTGGCAGAGGCCTTCATCAACCCCTTCACGGTGATCTTGTTCGTGCTGGCCGGGGTTTCCACGGTGACAGATATCATCCTGCCCTGGCGGGCGGGGGACTGGGCGAACTTCAACCCGGTGACCGTGTGCATCATCCTGACATTGCTGTTGATCTCCGGCTGCCTGCGGTTCATCCAGGAAGCCCGCAGCGGCGATGCGGCGGAGAAGCTGCTGGAACTGATCACCACCACCTGTACGGTGATCCGGGAGGGCAAACGCCGGGAAGTGCCGCTGGAAGATGTGGTAGTGGGAGACCTGGTGTTCCTGTCCACCGGTGATATGGTGCCGGCGGATCTGCGGATTTTGGAGGCCAGGGACCTGTTCGTGAGCCAGTCTTCCCTGACCGGGGAAAGTGCTCCCCAGGAAAAGGTGCCGGCAGCGGTGCAGAACAGCGAAAGCAAAGCCGTGACGGAACTGGACAACCTGGCCTTCATGGGGACCAACGTGATCTCCGGTTCGGCCACAGGGGTGGTGCTGCGGACCGGTGATAGGACCCTGTTCGGCAGCCTGGCCAGTTCCATGGCCCAGGAGGCCCCGGAAACCAACTTCACCAAAGGCGTGAACTCTGTATCCTGGGTGCTGATCCGGTTCATGATGGCCATGGTGCCCATCGTGTTCGTTGTGAACGGCATGACCAAGGGGGACTGGGTGTCCGCCTTCCTGTTCGCCATTTCCGTGGCCGTGGGCCTGACACCGGAAATGCTGCCCATGATCGTGACCACCTGCCTGGCCAAGGGCGCCGTTTCCATGTCGGAAAAGAAGACCGTGGTGAAGAACCTGAACTCCATCCAGAGCTTCGGGGCCATGGATGTACTGTGCACGGACAAGACCGGGACCCTGACCCAGGACAAGGTGGTGCTGGAATACCATCTGGACGCCCAGGGCCAGTCCAGCCAGCGGGTACTGCGGTATGCCTACCTGAACAGCTACTTCCAGACCGGGTACAAGAACTTCATGGACCGGGCCATCATCAAAAAGACGGAAGAGGAAGAAAATGCGGATCCCCGGCTGGTGGATCTGTCGGAGAACTACAAGAAGGTGGACGAGATCCCCTTTGATTTCGCCCGCCGGAGACTGTCGGTGGTGGTCACCGATCCCAGGGGCCGGACCCAGATGATTACCAAGGGGGCTGTGGAAGAAATGCTGCAGGTGTGCAGCCATGTGGAGGAAAACCATGAACCCCTGCCCCTGACCGACGCCCTGCGGAAAAAGATCTGCAGCGTGGCAGACCATTTGAACGAAGAGGGGATGCGGGTGATCGCCCTGGCCCGGAAAATCAACCCCTCCCCGGTAGGGGCCTTCGGGGTAAAAGATGAGAACGGCATGGTGCTCCTGGGCTATCTGGCTTTCCTGGATCCGCCCAAGGACAGCGCCGCTGAGGCCATTGCGGCCCTGAAGGACCACGGGGTCACCACCAAGGTGCTCACCGGGGACAACGAAAAGACCACCCGGTGCATCTGCCGCCAGGTGGGGCTGCCCGTGGAGCACATCCTGCTGGGCAGCGACCTGGACAATATGGATGAGAAGACACTGGAAGGGGAAGTGGAACGGACCACGGTGTTCGCCAAGCTGTCCCCGGACCAGAAAGCCCGGGTGGTGGAGGCGCTGCAGGCCAAAGGCCATACGGTGGGCTTCATGGGTGACGGTATCAACGACGCGCCGGCACTGAAGAACGCGGACATCGGCATTTCGGTGGACAGCGCCGTGGATATTGCCAAGGAAAGTGCCGACATCATCCTGCTGGAAAAGAGCCTGATGGTGCTGGAACAGGGCATTGTGGAAGGACGCAAGACCTACGCCAACATGATCAAATACATCAAGATGACGGCCAGCTCCAACTTCGGGAACATGTTCTCGGTGCTGGCGGCCAGTGCCCTGCTGCCGTTTTTGCCCATGAGCAGCCTGCAGCTGATCATTTTGAACCTGCTGTACGAAATCTCCTGCATCGCCATCCCCTGGGACAATGTGGATGAGGAATACCTGAAGGTGCCCCGGAACTGGGATGCCGGCAGCATCGGCAGCTTCATGCTGTGGCTGGGCCCCACCAGCTCGGTGTTCGACTGGATCACCTATCTGGTGCTGTATTTCGTGATCTGTCCCCAGTTCATCAGCGGCGGCCTGACCTTCAACCACATCCCGGCGGGGACGAAGATCGCAGCCGGGGCCTTTGCCGGGATGGATATGCGGCAGGCCTATACGGCCCTGTTCCAGGCCGGGTGGTTCGTGGAATCCATGTGGACCCAGACCCTGGTCATCCATATGATCCGGACCCCCAAGATCCCGTTCATCCAGAGCCATGCGTCGGCCACCCTGACCATGCTCACCACCAGCGGGATTGCCCTTTGTACCCTGCTGCCCTTTACCGGGAGCCTGGGCAGGGACCTGGGATTTCTGCCGCTGCCGGGGGTGTATTTCGGATTCCTGGCCCTGGTGGTACTGGCCTATATGCTGCTGGCCACCAGCATCAAAAAAGCGTATATCCGCCATTATGGAAGTTTGCTGTAA
- a CDS encoding class I SAM-dependent methyltransferase yields MKPDYKNWLPKTVLHKGIERTAIPLILLLVFGVFGLGGILPTPIRLVMIFVFSMATFWYGYKTWQWYGAYQYFDLNNPRSIAWKVLSGVASKVDLPPKAHVLDIGTGSGALALAIAKRHPDAMIIGTDPWDQKVTPGVDQKLCQANAKAEGVKHAVFMYGMAQKVEFPDETFDAVVSNYVYHHVQGMDRVDAILEALRTLKKGGVFVIHDIMTRGFYGDKDILLKRVLESGVQEAELVPTDQGLFLTPEEAEKSLLKGSCLLVGRK; encoded by the coding sequence ATGAAACCGGATTATAAAAACTGGCTGCCGAAGACGGTACTGCACAAAGGCATCGAACGGACGGCCATTCCCTTGATTCTGCTCCTGGTGTTCGGGGTGTTCGGACTGGGAGGCATCCTGCCCACGCCCATCCGGCTGGTGATGATCTTCGTGTTTTCCATGGCCACCTTCTGGTATGGGTATAAAACCTGGCAGTGGTACGGGGCCTACCAGTATTTCGATCTGAACAACCCTCGCAGCATTGCCTGGAAGGTGCTCAGCGGGGTGGCTTCCAAAGTGGACCTGCCGCCCAAGGCCCATGTGCTGGATATCGGCACGGGCAGCGGGGCACTGGCCCTGGCCATTGCCAAACGGCATCCGGATGCCATGATCATCGGCACGGATCCCTGGGACCAGAAGGTGACCCCGGGCGTGGACCAGAAGCTGTGCCAGGCCAATGCGAAGGCAGAAGGCGTGAAGCATGCGGTGTTCATGTACGGCATGGCCCAGAAGGTGGAGTTCCCGGATGAGACGTTCGACGCCGTGGTGAGCAACTACGTGTACCATCATGTGCAGGGCATGGACCGGGTGGATGCCATCCTGGAGGCCCTGCGGACCCTGAAGAAGGGCGGGGTGTTCGTGATCCATGACATCATGACCAGAGGATTCTACGGAGATAAGGACATTTTGCTGAAACGGGTGCTGGAAAGCGGCGTCCAGGAGGCAGAACTGGTGCCCACGGACCAGGGCCTGTTCCTGACTCCGGAAGAGGCAGAAAAGAGCCTGCTGAAGGGCTCCTGCCTGCTGGTGGGGCGGAAGTAA
- the hisD gene encoding histidinol dehydrogenase, giving the protein MKYIKEGKERTKEDRRELRNTVSAIIEDVVNEGDAALKKYSEKFDGYVRDAFRVSKEEIEAAYKEVPAQDIEDMKAALHNLRAFAEAQRATIKELPDFEPMPGIHLGHRVLPVQSCLCYVPGGRFPLYSSAMMLITPAKVAGVKRIAAASPVAHGTGHINAHTLVAMDLAGADEIYAIGGVQAIAAFAYGTETIQPVDMIVGPGNQFVAEAKRQCYGQVGIDFVAGPSEVLVICDDQADPKVLAADLLAQAEHDPNAKAILLTTSERVANDTIKAVEEELSWLPTAKIARQSWDTFGEVVLLDNLDEAIDKANSYAPEHLEVNLKDADGVIEKLHNYGSLFIGGNTAEVFGDYASGTNHTLPTVKAARYTGGVYVGTFLKTCTHQSMTAEASRKIAPLVNRMAKGEGLEGHAYAAKCRF; this is encoded by the coding sequence ATGAAATACATCAAAGAAGGCAAGGAACGGACGAAGGAAGACCGGCGGGAGCTGCGCAACACGGTATCCGCCATCATCGAGGATGTGGTGAACGAGGGGGATGCTGCCCTGAAGAAATACAGCGAGAAATTCGACGGCTATGTGCGGGATGCGTTCCGCGTAAGCAAGGAAGAAATCGAAGCGGCCTACAAGGAAGTGCCGGCCCAGGACATCGAAGATATGAAGGCGGCCCTGCACAATTTGCGGGCGTTCGCCGAAGCCCAGCGGGCCACCATCAAGGAACTGCCGGATTTTGAACCCATGCCGGGGATCCACCTGGGACACCGGGTACTGCCGGTCCAGTCCTGCCTGTGCTACGTGCCGGGAGGTCGGTTCCCTCTGTATTCTTCGGCCATGATGCTGATCACGCCGGCCAAGGTGGCAGGGGTGAAACGGATTGCAGCGGCTTCTCCGGTGGCTCACGGCACCGGGCACATCAACGCCCACACCCTGGTGGCCATGGACCTGGCCGGGGCCGATGAAATCTACGCCATCGGCGGGGTACAGGCCATTGCGGCCTTTGCCTACGGCACGGAAACCATTCAACCTGTGGATATGATCGTAGGACCTGGCAACCAGTTCGTGGCAGAAGCCAAACGGCAGTGCTACGGCCAGGTGGGCATCGATTTCGTGGCTGGCCCCAGCGAGGTGCTGGTGATCTGCGACGACCAGGCCGATCCCAAGGTACTGGCTGCGGACCTTTTGGCCCAGGCGGAACACGATCCCAATGCCAAGGCCATTTTGCTGACCACCAGTGAACGGGTGGCGAACGACACCATCAAGGCGGTGGAAGAGGAACTCTCCTGGCTGCCCACGGCGAAGATCGCCCGCCAGAGCTGGGATACCTTCGGGGAAGTGGTGCTGCTGGACAACCTGGACGAAGCCATCGACAAGGCCAACAGCTATGCGCCGGAACATCTGGAAGTGAACCTGAAGGATGCGGATGGGGTCATCGAAAAGCTCCACAACTATGGCTCCCTGTTCATCGGCGGCAACACGGCGGAAGTGTTCGGGGATTATGCCTCCGGCACCAACCACACCCTGCCCACGGTGAAGGCGGCCCGGTACACCGGTGGTGTGTATGTGGGCACGTTCCTGAAGACCTGCACCCACCAGAGCATGACGGCGGAAGCCAGCCGGAAGATTGCTCCGCTGGTGAACCGGATGGCCAAAGGCGAAGGCCTGGAAGGGCATGCGTACGCCGCCAAGTGCCGGTTCTAA
- a CDS encoding MerR family transcriptional regulator, whose amino-acid sequence MKIGQVGKKYGISRDHLYYYINYGLLVPPKSGKQYIFDPATLHDLDTILALQQLGFTLAEIHHILSLYRITDGENDDIREELLQLYQHQKEKCQQELAKLHDQVEGLNQKIRELTARQKGPARKVGVPLSMLGLLACPRCHKALALSQVAMDTRYIYQAQLACPCGYQAHIHDGILMTENRYTDNDDTPDVHRLMYKDLPAGMISLFQQACNFMNRQLDGMDLSGSVVLETYVNAWFFLYTQQSHFPENGQYIIVDKYPETLSMYKKLMEQEGHPLDVLYIADSTLQLPLVPGCVDLNIDFFAANEHNFYRPTFFYEELLPLLRKNARILGTYFYFDGGRKSMETLLATYPKASPHNFSLPWFRRSLEKWGFTLEQAENDGPSLDSGNNIGFGFHQKGEKLFLYPYAGRRV is encoded by the coding sequence ATGAAAATCGGACAGGTAGGCAAAAAATACGGGATCTCCCGGGATCATCTCTATTACTACATCAACTATGGGCTGCTGGTGCCCCCCAAATCCGGCAAACAGTACATTTTCGACCCGGCCACCCTCCACGACCTGGATACCATCCTGGCCCTGCAGCAGCTGGGCTTCACCCTGGCAGAGATCCACCACATCCTGTCCCTGTACCGGATCACCGACGGAGAAAACGACGACATCCGGGAAGAACTGCTGCAGCTGTACCAGCATCAGAAAGAGAAATGCCAGCAGGAACTGGCCAAACTCCATGACCAGGTGGAAGGCCTGAACCAGAAGATCCGGGAACTGACCGCCCGGCAGAAAGGCCCCGCCCGGAAAGTGGGCGTGCCCCTGTCCATGCTGGGGCTGCTCGCCTGTCCCCGCTGCCACAAAGCCCTGGCCCTTTCCCAGGTGGCCATGGACACCCGGTACATCTACCAGGCCCAGCTGGCTTGTCCCTGCGGCTATCAGGCCCACATCCACGACGGCATCCTGATGACCGAAAACCGCTACACCGACAACGACGATACCCCCGACGTACACCGGCTCATGTACAAGGACCTGCCAGCCGGCATGATCAGCCTGTTCCAGCAGGCCTGCAACTTCATGAACCGGCAGCTGGACGGGATGGACCTTTCCGGCAGCGTGGTACTGGAAACCTATGTGAACGCCTGGTTCTTCCTGTACACCCAGCAGAGCCACTTCCCCGAAAACGGGCAGTACATCATCGTGGACAAGTACCCGGAGACTCTCTCCATGTACAAAAAGCTCATGGAACAGGAGGGCCATCCCCTCGACGTCCTGTACATCGCCGACAGCACCCTGCAGCTGCCCCTGGTGCCAGGCTGCGTGGACCTCAACATCGACTTCTTCGCCGCCAACGAGCACAACTTCTACCGGCCCACCTTTTTCTACGAAGAACTGCTTCCCCTTCTCCGGAAGAACGCCCGGATCCTGGGCACCTACTTCTACTTCGACGGAGGCCGAAAATCCATGGAAACCCTGCTGGCCACCTACCCCAAGGCCAGTCCCCACAACTTCTCCCTGCCCTGGTTCAGACGCAGCCTGGAAAAATGGGGGTTCACCCTGGAACAGGCAGAAAACGACGGCCCCAGCCTGGATTCCGGCAACAACATCGGCTTCGGCTTCCACCAGAAAGGCGAAAAGCTGTTCCTGTACCCCTACGCCGGGCGGAGGGTGTAA
- a CDS encoding M20 family metallopeptidase, which produces MLEEQIKKANACVDAHKEELWNMSDAIFDHPELGPHEVFASKLLTDYLEAHGFTVTRGIGSLPTAFKAVWKNGEGGPNLGLLCEYDALPGMGHGCGHQMQGPGVLGAAVAIQQAAGDRPFTLTVYGTPGEENICGKYIMIEEGCTFEELDVALMMHGGPATQTDIKCLANAEYQLTYHGKAAHAALKPEAGRSSLDAMCLAFHGMECLREHVTDDVRLHYNITETGGTAANVVPSLTSAQVMVRANTVKAVHELMARLEKIFNGAAMMTETTAEIELGKVLDNKIPNLHLNDLLMKHAQALHAPNCQPPRQKTGSTDFANVMHRVPGSCIRVAFVPDGTSSHSPEFIAAGKSREAHEAVVFGAKILADTLLELAECPEELKAIKEEFRDRLAAEEKEQ; this is translated from the coding sequence ATGTTGGAAGAACAGATTAAAAAAGCCAATGCCTGTGTGGATGCCCATAAGGAAGAACTGTGGAACATGAGCGATGCCATTTTCGACCATCCGGAACTGGGACCCCATGAAGTGTTTGCCAGCAAGCTGCTGACCGATTACCTGGAAGCCCACGGGTTCACGGTGACGAGAGGCATCGGCAGCCTGCCTACGGCCTTCAAAGCAGTGTGGAAGAACGGGGAAGGGGGACCCAACCTGGGTCTTCTGTGCGAATATGATGCCCTGCCCGGCATGGGCCATGGCTGTGGCCATCAGATGCAGGGCCCCGGTGTATTGGGGGCGGCGGTGGCCATCCAGCAGGCGGCCGGGGACAGGCCTTTTACCCTGACGGTGTATGGCACCCCCGGGGAGGAGAACATCTGCGGCAAATACATCATGATCGAAGAAGGGTGCACCTTTGAGGAACTGGATGTAGCACTGATGATGCACGGGGGCCCGGCCACCCAGACGGACATCAAATGCCTGGCCAATGCGGAATACCAGCTGACCTACCATGGCAAAGCCGCCCATGCGGCCCTGAAACCGGAGGCCGGCCGGAGCAGTCTGGATGCCATGTGCCTGGCCTTCCACGGCATGGAATGCCTGCGGGAACACGTGACGGATGATGTACGGCTGCACTACAACATTACGGAAACCGGCGGTACGGCTGCCAATGTGGTGCCCAGCCTGACCAGCGCCCAGGTGATGGTGCGGGCCAATACGGTGAAGGCCGTCCATGAGCTGATGGCCCGGCTGGAAAAAATCTTCAATGGCGCGGCCATGATGACGGAGACCACCGCAGAGATCGAACTGGGCAAGGTGCTGGACAACAAGATCCCCAACCTGCACCTGAATGACCTGCTGATGAAACATGCGCAGGCCCTCCATGCGCCCAACTGCCAGCCGCCCCGGCAAAAGACCGGTTCCACGGACTTTGCCAATGTGATGCACCGGGTGCCCGGCAGCTGCATCCGGGTGGCTTTTGTGCCCGACGGCACCAGCTCCCATTCGCCGGAATTCATTGCGGCCGGCAAGAGCAGAGAGGCCCATGAGGCAGTGGTGTTCGGAGCCAAGATCCTGGCCGATACCCTGCTGGAACTGGCGGAATGCCCGGAGGAACTGAAAGCCATCAAAGAGGAATTCAGGGATCGGCTGGCCGCGGAGGAAAAGGAACAGTAA